TGATACCGCCAGCGGGACAAGTGACCACCGCGCATCCGAATGCCATTCCTTCCAGAACGGCGGTCGGCATACCTTCCCCGTAAGTGGTGGGCAGCAGCAGCACATCGGCCTTTTGCATCAGTCTCTTTTTGTCCTCACCCTGGACAAACCCGTGAAACCGCGCCGGAACTGATTGCGTTTGTGCATGCTGCTGTGCAGCTGTTAATTGCGACCCGATCCCGGCCACATTTAGCTGGACATCCGGATGTGAGTATTGCAGCTGTTTGACCGCGTCCAGAGCGGGAAACAGACCTTTGCCGGGCTCCAGCCGCGCCATGAACAGAATGCGCAGGCCCGGGGAGCCGGCTGTTTCACGAATACGCTGCTCATCCCAATCCGCGGTCTCGTCGTCATTGACAAACGTGGACAACCGGTACACCTTTCCTTTGAATCCCTGTTTACAAAGTGCAGACTCGAATTCAGAGGCCAGTACAATCACCGCCTCTGTCTTGAGTAATGCAAACCGGATGAATCCGGGGGCCAGTTGCTGCATTTTGTTTACAAACGACCAATCCCAGCCGTGAATAAAAACCACCGCTTTTTTGCGCCTGACCCGACATACATGCACAAACAGCATGTCTCGCATGACGGATTTGAATCGCATCGAGGTATTGATCAGGACAATGGAATTGCGGGAGAGTTTCTGATTAAAACGGATAATATCGCCGACAAAGCGCAACACATTGCGAAACAAACCGGATTGCCCCAGACGTTTGCCGGTGATCATCAGATCAACAGGCAGGGTAAATTTGGGAACAAGGTGACGGAAAAAGTTACCGATTCCGCCGATACTGCGGATATCCTGGGTCAGGCATAATACACGACTGTCCGCTTTACCGTAGCTTCCGCATGAATACCACGGGGAGAAGAAGGAGGGGTAAAGTCCAGGGGACGGTCCGCCTGCAGATTCAGATTATCAAAGGCTACGGCATCGTTGTACGATCCCAGTCCCAGTTGTCCGGCGGGCAGGGACAGCGACAGTGAGAAACAGAGTTTTTTATTTACAGCGGCTTTGAGTTCACCATTGTAAAAAGCCAGATCAAACCGATGCTCCTGATCCAGATTGACCGTCAAAGGATACTCTTGAAACAGCACGCGTTCGCCGTTTTCAATATGATTCACCGCCACATTATATGTGTGTACCTGAACATACCAGTAGTTAAACGCGTCTTCATAGGCAAAGACCACCGCGTAATCGGCGTGTGCGTTGGAGAGCAGGTCTTCCAGGCTTGACACGTGGCAGCGCAGATAAAACCGAGTCGAGTAAAATATACTGTGAGGGATAATCATATACTCTCCCAGACGTTTTCCGCCCGGACTGTCAAAGGATGTGGATTCCAGAACAAGAGCCCGGTCTTTACCCTGTGGAATTATGTTCCATCTGTCCGGATTCAGAAACTGATAAGAGCTGAACGTGGAGGATTCAAAATCATCAAACCAATCTTTGAGAATCACAAAGCGCGGGGAATCCACACGGATCAGAGGAACGGGAGTCACCGACTGGTCTGTCAGGTTACGCACAGTGACATAATAGGACATCCCGGTTTGCAATTCGGACACATTCAGGATCACAGTCTTTTCATCCGCGTCCAATACAGCGGAATTGACCGACCCGGAGGGATAGAGCGAATAATTGGATACCGTTTCCGCGGTCAGACGGCTGAGGGGCTGTGAGAATTTGATTTGAACGGAATGCCTGCCTGCGATCTCGACGTCACGAATCCGCGACACGCTAAAATCGGCCGGAGTGGTCAAGGATACCGTGGCGGGCTGTTCGGAGAGATTGCCGGCATTGTCCACGGAATAAACATTATAGCGATAAAACGTGCCGGCATCGAGTCCCGCATCGAAAAATTCCGTATTGAACACATCCGTGATATAGCTGCCATTGCGGTATAGTTTGTAAAAGCGGGGCTGATCGCCGTCCCGAGCCGCGTCCGGAGTGGTCCATTCTAGTCTGATGGTATTCGAATTGTCTTGATATCCCTGCAGATCATCCGGTTTCAGAGGCGGGATATCGTCCGGGTCCGAGGACTGTTGGCGCGCCGGTATTTCAAACATAAACAGATCACCGTAGGATGTGTTATAGGTGCTTCGAAACACGATGCGGTTGCCCTGGCGATTGATGACCGCGTCCGGCGTGGCAAACTTGCCGGTCCGGCCTTGCACAGGCCGGGAGCGGTGATGCAGCAGCCGCCTCACCTGGCCGGAGCCGTCTGTGGGAATTTCAAGAATCTCGCCCCAGAACGGCGCCCAAAGTTCATAGGGATCATCGGTGCGTGTAGAGGTCAGGGACACATACAGATAATCGCCGCCGTTGACGGAATTGCAAGCGGACATGCTGTAATGCGACCAGATCGGCACGTCTTTGAGCAGCCGCACATAGCCGTCGCGCAGGCGGATCGATATAAAATCGCCGGTGCTGATGCCGTCCAGGGCGTCAAACTCGGGATAACTGGTGGTGCCGGCGCAATAGACCACCTGTTCGCCGTAAGCATCCACTCCGGTCTCCCAGTGAATGATGCCTGGGTAAATTTGCCGCTGAAAATTCCAGTTTTTGTCATAGACCTCGATGCCGCGATAGCGTCCGATTCCGGGATCGGTCCCCCAGGCCACAATGATATAATCGCCGCGCGCGGAAATGGTCGCATAATCCACACCCACTGAACCCGATTTTGATCCCAGACTGCCCAGATCAAAGGTGCTGACCGGGTGCTTTACATCTTTGATGAGATCATAGACAAACATTTCCTTTGCATCGCCGTCCAGCACCCAATAGCGGCCGTCATCCGACAGGTCGCCCTCTCCCCCGGATGGACCGATTTCACTGTACTCGTCGAACTTGCGCAGCACCACATAATCGTTCATACTGCGCACATCGTAAAGACGAATCTCGTTGCCCACATAATTGTAAAAATGATAATTGGGATCCATAGTGACAGTCACCCCGTTCACGGTGTACTGTTTGGCCAGCGCCCAGCGGATCTGATAGGGACGGATATGGTCGCGTCCCAGCAGTTTGATGCGTTCGCCGGTCAGGCCGTTATAGAGAAATGTGGTTAACGGGTAATTGTCGCCGTCCCACTCGTTCTCAATGGCCAGAAAATAAAATCCATCCTTGTTAAAATAGCAGATTTCCGCGTTCGAAAAGTATCCTCCAACCACCTCATCGTTGAATCGGGAACTGTTGGTCATGCGGGTCACCCGAGTGCCAAACACCGGATCGCTGTAGGTACTGCCCACAGATAATGGCGGATGAAAGCTGTCATAATCCGGGGGAATGATTTTTTTATCCGTGTATAGCCCGATTTGTTCAGCTGCAGAGACGAGCCCGCCACCAAAGATCGCCAGACTGCAGAAAATAGCTGTAAAAAACTTCATTATAACCTCAAAATAATTAGAATGTTTAATCAATTCAGCGGCGTTTTCGGAATAATCGGTTCCAGGCCAGTTTTCCCATCAGGAATATAAATACCGTGTTGGTGATACAATAACGCTTCCACATGCGCCGGGGTTCCAGGATCAAGCGGAACAGCCATTCCAGGCCGGTTTCCTGCATCCAGCGGGGCGCCCGGCGCGTCGCCCCGCCCAAAATGTCAAAACTGCCTCCCACACCATGAATCACCCGGACGTTCAGATCGTTTTTGTGCCGTTTCACCCAGTTTTCTTTCATGGGTGTTCCCATTCCCAGCAGCAGTATATCCGGATCGGCTTTATTGATAGAAAGAACGGTCTCTTCCTCATCGTTCATGGTTTCAAAATATCCGTGCCGATAGCCCGCAATATTCAGATTCGGAAACACGGTCTGCACGTAATCGATAGCTGATTTCAGCACAGCCTGACGGGCGCCCAAAAAATAAATCGTATAGCCTTTTTGAGCAGCCAGCCGGATCAGTTTTTCCATCAAATCAGTGCCGTTCACGCGTCCCGGAAGCGGATCACCCATCAGCCGGGATGCCCACACAATGGGCACGCCGTCCGCGCCGACCAGATCGGCATTCCAGAGCACGTCGCGCAAATCAGGATCAGATTGAGCCTTGACCAGCTTGGCCGCGTTGATCACCACGATATGACATTGTCGTTTTTCTATAATCGCGGATTCCAGCCGCTGCACACAGCCGGATATCGACATGTGATCCACAGGACAACCGAGTAGATTTATTCTGTGAAATGTCAGCTCATTTCCAATTCGCGAACGCACGCATCAGCCTCCGGTTTTCATAAGCTCGTCGTACACCGTCTCAAAAGCGTTTATCATGGCTGTTTGTGAAAATTTTATCTGAACGCTATGCCGCGCGGATTCTCCAACCGTCAGTCGTTCCGGATTTTCAGTAAGACTCTGAATCTCGGATGCCAGGGCCCCGGCGTCACCGGGAGCGCTCAAATACCCGGTTTTTCCGTGCTCGATCAGCTCCGGGTTGCCGCCAACCCGGGTGGCCACAACGGGTTTTGCCAGATACATAGCTTCGAGAATCGTATTGGAACAGCCTTCCACCTGACCGGAGGACAATACCACGGCATCGGCCGCATGGTAATAATTGGACACGTCGCTGCGCGTTCCGGTAAAGACAATCCGATCCCGAATCCCGAGCTCTGCAGCCGTCTGTTCGCAAGCGGAGCGCAGCGAGCCATTGCCGACGATAAATGCATAGACCGGCGCAGAAGACTGTACTGCCCGGTGCACGGCATCAATAAAAGTCATGGGATCCTTGACTGTCTCCAGACGCCCCACCCAGGTCAGGATAAACGCCTGTGCCGGAATGCGCCACTGTTCGCACAGCTCGTGGCGGCTGCGGGTTATGAAAAGCCGATCCGGATCCAGACCGTTATAGATCACCCGCACCTTTCCGGGCGCTGCTCCGCGGGACATCGCAAATCGTTTACCCGCCCGGCTGTTGGCAATGATCAGGTCCGATTTGCGCATGACGAATTTTTCGGCGAACACGTAAAATCGGCTACCGGGGGTCGAATAAATCACCCGCGCCGTACGTTCCATACTGATGACCCGGGGAATACCGGCATAGCGGGCCGCCATCAATCCCCACAGCCGCGCTGATACATTATAAGACTGCAGAATCGAAAAACGGCCGCGTTTCAAAACGAAAATCAGCCGGAAAAATGCAAACAGGTCAAAAGCATTGCGTTTGTAAAGCCGAACGAGTCGGATTCCGGGGCGCACGGGTACTTGAGATTCCAGTTCATATCCGGCATACAGCACAATCACGGTTATCCGGAACCGCTGCGCATCCAATCCTTTGACCAGAGACAGCAATTGCATTTCAGCGCCGCCGGTCTGCAGAGACGGAATTAGAAACGCGAGATTTATTTTATCGGGTTGCTGCATACTCTGCCCGGTTTTTTTAGGCATATCCCAGTTCACGCATCTGGTTCCAGATCTCTTTATCGAATCCGAAATGGGTAGATTTTGCCACATGCGGGGTAAACGCATCCATCCAGCTTTGCAGCCCGGATTCACACTGTTGTACGTATGGCGCATCGGACGTATAGCGGTTAACCGATTCCGCACGGTCGGCATTCATATCAAAGAACTCGTGATCCCCGTCAGAGGCCCGGATCAGTTTATGATTCGTGGTTTGATAGGCGCGCAGATCGCGTAAATAGTGTCTGAATTCTTCCTTTGTCAAGTCCTTGCGTCTGTTGAGCCAACGGTCTACCATCAGCTCGGGGTTATAGGTTTCGGTCAGGACCGCCGTACGCAAAGCTCCGCTTAAAAACGATTGACCCTGACAATCCCGACTATATGGCCAGTCTATACCCAGCCCGTCCAGGAGGGTCGGCACAATATCCACGGTTTGCGTGAGCGCCGCCGAGCGTTCGTTTATTCGGAACCAGTCCGGGTAACGGACAATCAGGGGCACACGGATCAACTTGTCATAAAGACAAAAAGCATGCCAAAAATATCCCTTTTCCCCCATATTTTCGCCGTGATCCGAGGTAACCATCACCACGGTATCGTCCCAGAGGTTTTGTCTGCGCAGCCAGTCGAACAATCGTCCGAGGCGCCAGTCCAGATAGGCAATTTCGCCGTCATACAATTCCAGATAGTGGCGCACATCGGTTTCGCTAAACCCGACATGACCGGCAAAATATCCCATATGGTCGAATTTGAGGTATGCGCCTTCTTTCCAGTGCGACCCGGAAAAAAAGCGTCGGCGGTACGGATACGGCGGAAAATAAATGGAATGCGGTTCCTGGTAGTGAATATAGGCGAAAAACGGCCGATCCGGTTGGCGCGCCCCGATCTGCTGGAGGAACGCGGATTCCGTGGCGCAGGCGCCGTCATCTCGAGTCAGCATCCTGCGTTTGTTCGATTGATCCAGCCAATCTTTGATATAAAACCGGGCGCGCATGGGCACGGCATCTCGAAGCGTCCGGTACCAGTCCGATTCGCCGGAACTGTGGTCGCCCGGCTGCGATTCGGGTTTTCCCTGATAGAGGAATGTATCAAACCCCTTGTCCAGTCCGGTGCGGCTGCTGACGTACATATTATTGGAAAAGGATAAAGTCTGATAGCCGTGCTCCCGGAGAATCTGCGGCAGCGTGATAAACTCCGGATCCAGATAATAGTATTTATTGGTATATCCGTGCACCGTCGGATACAGGCCGGTGAGCAGTGACGCCAGCGACGCGCCGGTCCAGTTGGCGGCGGTAAATGTATTGTCAAACGCCACGCCCTCGCGGGCCAGCAGGTCCAGGTTGGGGCTGGTTTCGCGCGCGCAGCCGTAACAGGACAGCCGGTCGGATCGCAGACTGTCGATGGAAATCAATAAAATATTCGGGGGTTTATTCGGCATGCTGCTCCTGATGTTTCAAATACGATTCGAACAACCATCTGACCCACAACGTCTGCGGCCGGCAAGGTTCTGACACCCAATCAAGCCCGGAGGATGTATTGACATAATAGCCGCCTGCCTCGTACAACGGACGGTCCTTGTAGCCATAGGACATTTCGGAGACGACAAAATCATCTCCGGTGAACAGGATATCGTAACACATGGAATCAAAATGTAAGGTTTTATTCAATTCAAGGCAATAGCGAATGACAGGTTCGGGAACCGGGCGTTCATAATCGATCACGCCGCTGCCGCTGGCCCGGAAATCATGGCGCCGGTTTTGCCGCCAGAATGCATAGGCATAACGGTCGCCGATTACGGTGACGCGCAGATCCGCGGGATTTCCGCCGATAAACTGCTGCACATAGGCCAGGGCCGAGGTTTCGAACGGCGCATGCAGCCGCTGCCAGACGCGCATCCAGAACCAGGAGGAGAACAGGTTGGACAGTTTGGCGCGAACCGCCCCGTTCTGGCATTTTTTGTCTTCGTAAAGGGGAACCGCAAACTGCCGCTGCAGCTGCCGGCGGGCGTTTTTCCGGGATTGCAGCAGCTTTACATGTTGCCCGGCTGCACCGTCCGATTGTTTGAACACCAATGGAAACTCGCTGTGATCCATCACGCGGTCCGTCCAATTGTGATCCATGAACACTCGGGTTTGCGGTGTTTTGATATCATAATACGTAAACAGATAATGCTGCGCGGCCTTGCTTTCAAAATGCCAGATGCTTTCATAATTGGGAAGCACGCGTTTACCGGAAATCTTTTGCATAAAATACACTTTTTCCTTGAAAAACAAAGCCGATTTCACCCCCATGAAATGAGGTTTCCAAAGCACGATATCAGCATCCTGAATCTGTTGCATCCAGTCCGGCGCCTCCATATTGACCGTTTTATAGTCAAAAGGAAACCCGGCATTTTCGGATTTCAGGGCCTGGACAAACCGTGTATGCCAGTTCAGTTTATCCTTGCCCACCGCGATAATGCAGCTCATACGCTCCTCTTGTTGGGAATTTTCCATCCGGTTTGCCTGCGAATAAACTCGAATATACCCCGCGCCCGGGTTGGATAGGTGTAAGCGGACACCTGTTGTTTTGCCGTCCGCGCCAGCTGTGCAGCAAACGACGGATTGTCCAGCGCCTTGCGAATACCGGCAGCGAGGTGTTGCGGGCTGCCCGGTTTGACGAGTACGCCGTTGCGGCCGTCGTCAAGAACTTCGCGAAACACCGGCAGATCACTGGCCACAACCGGAGAACCGGCGGCCATATATTCGAACAATTTCAGCGGCGACGTATAATCGCGCAGCGCATAATCCGGAGTATTGGGCAGTACCAGTACATCGGCGGCTGCCTGATAGTCGCCGACAACCCGCGGCGGCACAAACCCGGGCAGATGCACATTATCGTATTGATCCGCGCGCGTCATGCGCCGTAGTTCCGCTATGGTACGCGGCGCCCCGCCCAGCAGATAAAATTGAGTTTCGCTATCAGCGAATTCGGCCGCGCGCACCACGATCTCGGCGCCTTTACCGCGGGAGAATCCGCCGGAATAAACCACCAGATTTTTCTCCGGATGGGGGATGCTTAGCTGCCGACGCAGCGCCTGTTTATCTGCAACCGTGTGATCGACCTGGCGCACGCCGTCCGGCGCCACATGAATGCGCCCGGGATCAAGATTGAATTCCTGTACTAAATCCTGTTTCAATGCCTGCGTGATGCTGACAATACCGTCACAGCGGCAAACCACAGACCGGAACAGTCGTTCGGGTTCCTGGGACAGGGCATGAGCCTCGATAAACACGCGCACCGGTTTTTTCTGCAGCAGGCGTTTGTGCTTTAAAAATACAGCCGTTGAATTCAGATTGCGTGAATATATTGCAGTCGGCTCATCGAACGCATGATCGGTTATCTGACTATAAATAAAAGCACCGGTGGATAAAATAACAGAGGCGCCGCCGATTCCCGGAAGCAGTTTTCGATCGCGCGCGGTTTTGTGATAGCCAATGTCAATCCCGTAGCGCGGTTTGCTCAAACTCAATGCAGACGGCAGGATGCGCATGTTAAACGGAGTCTCAATGCCGTAAAATAAAAAGATATCATCCGAATGATAGCCCGCCATATCATGAAACCAGGGCCGCACAAACGTCAAATCCACACCAAGCCGTGCAAAGGATTCCGCCACATGCATCTGCTGAATACTGACGGCATCCCGGGTGGGGAACCTTTCGTTTGAAAAATAGAGCAGTCTCAACATGCAGGCTCCTCCCCGCTCAATTGTCCGCGAAACAGATAAAGCAGCCCGTAACCGGCAAGCAGACGCAGCAGACCAATCGACAGCAATGCAAGGGCCGCGCCGGTGACCGAGAAAGCCTTGACCATGACGTACAGCAGGCCGATGTAAAACAAAGTGCTGACCATATTGACTCGCGTATACCAGCGCAGCGCGACATTATTCAGTTTGCCGACTATGAGACTGGATGACAGGGTGTAAATCAATTTGAGCGCACCGGCAGCGGCCAGAATACGCAGCACGCCGACACCGCTGTCATACTTGCCGCTGTACAGCAAGTGCAAAATCGGCCGGGCAAAAACCACAAAAGCGGCCAGCAACAGCAGGGACAACGCTCCGACCGCGAGACTGATGCGTTTGATGCGCACAGATGCGGTACGGCCGAATTCGGGCACCCAGACATACTTGCCGGCGCGTCCCAGAATACTGAAACCGCGAACGGGCACCAGACAGGCCGCATATAGACCCAGCGCTTCATAGCCGAGCAGGTAGGGAATCATCAGGCTGTCCATCGAGTTCATCACCGTGACCGCGATCTGGGAACCCATCAGGATGAATCCCGACCGATAATACTCACCCGGTACCGGCGTCGGGCCGGAAGGTATGGATTTCAGAGCATACAGGGTACCCGCAACAGCGACAAGTGCCAGCATGCCGACATAGCCCGTCACAACAGAATACAGATTAAGCACAGAAAACAGACCCAGTAGTAAAAGCAGCGGCAAAAACAGTCCCCGGAATCCGTTCAGGATCAAAATTGCACGGTTGTATCGCTGCCGGCTGCGCACCAGATTGGATACGAACAGGATCAGGGTATAAAAAAGACAAGCAACCGCCAGCATCCATACGTTAAAGCCGTTCAGGTCATAGATGAAAAACGCAGCAATCACGGCAGCTGCGGATAAAATCATAGCTACGCACCACACCTTCCGGAACGCCGCATGCCAGTTGTATGTTTCAGGGGAATGACGGCTGAAAAATCGCGCCGTAGACAAATCCTGTCCCCAAATGGTCAAAGGCGGTATAAACAGAATCAGGGTGCGCATCAGAGAAAACTGACCAAAGTCGGATTGGGGCAGAGACCGGGCCAGCACAATGGAAGACAGCGCGGCCAGGATCATAATCAGACCCAGGACAAACGACACGCCCCCGATATGTTGCAGCATCTTTTTCAAGATTCACCGATCCCCGGCTGCGCGGATTTTGTAGTCTGCATATGTGAGGACGCCGCTGCAATGGCCATAATAATGTAAAACGGGGCATAGCCGCTGGGCGGATGTTTATCCACCAGGCCATGCAGACACATAGCGCCGATTCCGGCCAGCAAAGCCATATTGATAACGGCGATGGTTTTATGGCCGGAT
This genomic window from candidate division KSB1 bacterium contains:
- a CDS encoding glycosyltransferase family 4 protein yields the protein MITGKRLGQSGLFRNVLRFVGDIIRFNQKLSRNSIVLINTSMRFKSVMRDMLFVHVCRVRRKKAVVFIHGWDWSFVNKMQQLAPGFIRFALLKTEAVIVLASEFESALCKQGFKGKVYRLSTFVNDDETADWDEQRIRETAGSPGLRILFMARLEPGKGLFPALDAVKQLQYSHPDVQLNVAGIGSQLTAAQQHAQTQSVPARFHGFVQGEDKKRLMQKADVLLLPTTYGEGMPTAVLEGMAFGCAVVTCPAGGIKDFFQHGKMGFLCDEPHPDILCSYLKQLTDDQALRIRMGLFNFDYVKQHFTADRVLNQLESILRQTGQSKTTERL
- a CDS encoding fibronectin type III domain-containing protein — translated: MKFFTAIFCSLAIFGGGLVSAAEQIGLYTDKKIIPPDYDSFHPPLSVGSTYSDPVFGTRVTRMTNSSRFNDEVVGGYFSNAEICYFNKDGFYFLAIENEWDGDNYPLTTFLYNGLTGERIKLLGRDHIRPYQIRWALAKQYTVNGVTVTMDPNYHFYNYVGNEIRLYDVRSMNDYVVLRKFDEYSEIGPSGGEGDLSDDGRYWVLDGDAKEMFVYDLIKDVKHPVSTFDLGSLGSKSGSVGVDYATISARGDYIIVAWGTDPGIGRYRGIEVYDKNWNFQRQIYPGIIHWETGVDAYGEQVVYCAGTTSYPEFDALDGISTGDFISIRLRDGYVRLLKDVPIWSHYSMSACNSVNGGDYLYVSLTSTRTDDPYELWAPFWGEILEIPTDGSGQVRRLLHHRSRPVQGRTGKFATPDAVINRQGNRIVFRSTYNTSYGDLFMFEIPARQQSSDPDDIPPLKPDDLQGYQDNSNTIRLEWTTPDAARDGDQPRFYKLYRNGSYITDVFNTEFFDAGLDAGTFYRYNVYSVDNAGNLSEQPATVSLTTPADFSVSRIRDVEIAGRHSVQIKFSQPLSRLTAETVSNYSLYPSGSVNSAVLDADEKTVILNVSELQTGMSYYVTVRNLTDQSVTPVPLIRVDSPRFVILKDWFDDFESSTFSSYQFLNPDRWNIIPQGKDRALVLESTSFDSPGGKRLGEYMIIPHSIFYSTRFYLRCHVSSLEDLLSNAHADYAVVFAYEDAFNYWYVQVHTYNVAVNHIENGERVLFQEYPLTVNLDQEHRFDLAFYNGELKAAVNKKLCFSLSLSLPAGQLGLGSYNDAVAFDNLNLQADRPLDFTPPSSPRGIHAEATVKRTVVYYA
- a CDS encoding WecB/TagA/CpsF family glycosyltransferase, with protein sequence MRSRIGNELTFHRINLLGCPVDHMSISGCVQRLESAIIEKRQCHIVVINAAKLVKAQSDPDLRDVLWNADLVGADGVPIVWASRLMGDPLPGRVNGTDLMEKLIRLAAQKGYTIYFLGARQAVLKSAIDYVQTVFPNLNIAGYRHGYFETMNDEEETVLSINKADPDILLLGMGTPMKENWVKRHKNDLNVRVIHGVGGSFDILGGATRRAPRWMQETGLEWLFRLILEPRRMWKRYCITNTVFIFLMGKLAWNRLFRKRR
- a CDS encoding glycosyltransferase, which produces MPKKTGQSMQQPDKINLAFLIPSLQTGGAEMQLLSLVKGLDAQRFRITVIVLYAGYELESQVPVRPGIRLVRLYKRNAFDLFAFFRLIFVLKRGRFSILQSYNVSARLWGLMAARYAGIPRVISMERTARVIYSTPGSRFYVFAEKFVMRKSDLIIANSRAGKRFAMSRGAAPGKVRVIYNGLDPDRLFITRSRHELCEQWRIPAQAFILTWVGRLETVKDPMTFIDAVHRAVQSSAPVYAFIVGNGSLRSACEQTAAELGIRDRIVFTGTRSDVSNYYHAADAVVLSSGQVEGCSNTILEAMYLAKPVVATRVGGNPELIEHGKTGYLSAPGDAGALASEIQSLTENPERLTVGESARHSVQIKFSQTAMINAFETVYDELMKTGG
- a CDS encoding sulfatase, translated to MPNKPPNILLISIDSLRSDRLSCYGCARETSPNLDLLAREGVAFDNTFTAANWTGASLASLLTGLYPTVHGYTNKYYYLDPEFITLPQILREHGYQTLSFSNNMYVSSRTGLDKGFDTFLYQGKPESQPGDHSSGESDWYRTLRDAVPMRARFYIKDWLDQSNKRRMLTRDDGACATESAFLQQIGARQPDRPFFAYIHYQEPHSIYFPPYPYRRRFFSGSHWKEGAYLKFDHMGYFAGHVGFSETDVRHYLELYDGEIAYLDWRLGRLFDWLRRQNLWDDTVVMVTSDHGENMGEKGYFWHAFCLYDKLIRVPLIVRYPDWFRINERSAALTQTVDIVPTLLDGLGIDWPYSRDCQGQSFLSGALRTAVLTETYNPELMVDRWLNRRKDLTKEEFRHYLRDLRAYQTTNHKLIRASDGDHEFFDMNADRAESVNRYTSDAPYVQQCESGLQSWMDAFTPHVAKSTHFGFDKEIWNQMRELGYA
- a CDS encoding glycosyltransferase family 4 protein, translating into MLRLLYFSNERFPTRDAVSIQQMHVAESFARLGVDLTFVRPWFHDMAGYHSDDIFLFYGIETPFNMRILPSALSLSKPRYGIDIGYHKTARDRKLLPGIGGASVILSTGAFIYSQITDHAFDEPTAIYSRNLNSTAVFLKHKRLLQKKPVRVFIEAHALSQEPERLFRSVVCRCDGIVSITQALKQDLVQEFNLDPGRIHVAPDGVRQVDHTVADKQALRRQLSIPHPEKNLVVYSGGFSRGKGAEIVVRAAEFADSETQFYLLGGAPRTIAELRRMTRADQYDNVHLPGFVPPRVVGDYQAAADVLVLPNTPDYALRDYTSPLKLFEYMAAGSPVVASDLPVFREVLDDGRNGVLVKPGSPQHLAAGIRKALDNPSFAAQLARTAKQQVSAYTYPTRARGIFEFIRRQTGWKIPNKRSV
- a CDS encoding oligosaccharide flippase family protein codes for the protein MLQHIGGVSFVLGLIMILAALSSIVLARSLPQSDFGQFSLMRTLILFIPPLTIWGQDLSTARFFSRHSPETYNWHAAFRKVWCVAMILSAAAVIAAFFIYDLNGFNVWMLAVACLFYTLILFVSNLVRSRQRYNRAILILNGFRGLFLPLLLLLGLFSVLNLYSVVTGYVGMLALVAVAGTLYALKSIPSGPTPVPGEYYRSGFILMGSQIAVTVMNSMDSLMIPYLLGYEALGLYAACLVPVRGFSILGRAGKYVWVPEFGRTASVRIKRISLAVGALSLLLLAAFVVFARPILHLLYSGKYDSGVGVLRILAAAGALKLIYTLSSSLIVGKLNNVALRWYTRVNMVSTLFYIGLLYVMVKAFSVTGAALALLSIGLLRLLAGYGLLYLFRGQLSGEEPAC